TCACTCCGGGCCGCTCGTCGTGGTACTTGCTGGTGATCTTCGCGACCGTCGCGCGCCGCCCGCGCACCGAGAGCACCAGACATGGCCGGTCCTTGGCGCCCGGCCCGTCCTCGAAGGGCACGTTCGCCCACCAGATCTCCGCGGGCCGGGGCCGGGCCGACCGGCCCCGCTGTCCTTTCGGCCCCTCGGGCCGTCCCGGCGGCCTGCCCCCGCGGCGTGAGGGCCTGTGCCCGCGTCCCCAGCCGTCCACCAGCGCCGCTACCAGCGCGAGCAGCACGACGGCCGCCAGGGCGAGCCACCATGACGTGTCCATACGGAAGACGGTACCGGCGCACTCCCCGTGCCGCCCGCGCTACCGGCGCTCCACGTCCAGCCGAACCGGTGACAGCACAGGTGAGTTCGCCCACAACAGCCCTTGGCGGAGGAGCGACGGGAGGTTTTGCGCCTTACGCTCGACGCACCGCAAGAACCCCGTCACGTTCGTTTTGACGCTCCCCGCCCGCGGAGGTTTCTGCTTTATGAAGCTCACCGTCGTCGGCTGCTCGGGGTCGTTCCCGTCCGCGGAATCGGCCTGTTCGAGCTACCTCGTAGAGGCCGACGGCTTCCGGCTGCTCCTCGACATGGGCAACGGTGCCCTTGGCGAGTTGCAGCGCCACTGCGGTCTCTACGACCTCGATGCGATCTTCCTCAGTCATCTGCACGCCGACCACTGCATCGACATGTGCGCGTACTTCGTCGCACGGTACTACCGCCACGACGGCGGGCGCTGCGACCCGATCCCGGTCTACGGCCCGGAGGGCACCGAACACCGACTCACCACCGCCTACGCCGACACCCCCACCGCCTCCTCCATGAGCGAGGTCTTCGACTTCCACACGGTCAAGCCGAGCACCTTCGACATCGGCCCGTTCACCGTCCACACCGAGCGGGTCCGCCACCCGGTGGAGGCGTACGGCATCCGCATCGAGCACGCGGGGAAGTCACTGACGTACTCGGGGGACACCGGCGTGAGCGACACGCTGGAGCAACTCGCCCGGAACACCGACCTGTTCCTCTGCGAGGCCGCGTTCACGCACGGCAAGGAGAACATCCCGGACCTGCACCTCAACGGCCGCGAGGCAGGCCTGACGGCGAAACGCGCGGGCGCGCGCAAGCTCGTCCTGACCCACATCCCCCCGTGGACCGACCCGCAGGTGAACCTGCTCGACGCCCGCGAGGTGTTCAGGGGGCCGGTGGAACTGGCGGCGCCGCGGGCGTCGTACGAGATCTGACGCGTCGCAGCGTTCGCAGACGTTCGCAGACGCACGAGGGCCCCGGAACCGAACCGACTCGGTTCCGGGGCCCTCGTCATGCCGTGCACGACGGCCGGGCTCTCACGCCTTGGTGAGGTCCTCGACCTCCTCGTCGGGCTCGCGGCCGGGGGTGGGGAGGTTCCACCTGGTGATCGCGAAGCGGAAGACGACGTAGTAGATCGCGCCGAAGACGAGGCCGACGGGGATCAGCAGCCAGGGCTTGGTGGAGATGCCCCAGTTGATGAAGACGTCGATGAAGCCGGCCGAGAAGCTGAAGCCCATGTGCATGCCCAGGGCCCAGGTCACGGCCATCGAGATCGCGGTGAGGACCGCGTGGATGGCGTACAGCACCGGGGCGATGAACATGAACGTGAACTCGATGGGCTCGGTGACACCCGTGACGAACGAGGTCAGCGCCATCGACATCATCATGCCCAGCACGGCCTTGCGACGCTCGGGGCGGGCGGAGTGCGCGATCGCGAGGGCGGCGGCCGGCAGGCCGAACATCATGATCGGGAAGAAGCCGGTCATGAACATTCCGGCGGACGGGTCGCCGCCGAAGAAGCGCGGCAGGTCGCCGTGGAAGACGGTGCCGGCGGAGTTGGTGAAGTCGCCGATCTGGAACCAGGCCACCGAGTTGACGAACTGGTGCATGCCGATCGGGATCAGGGCACGGTTGATGAGACCGAAGAGAGCGGCACCGAAGGAACCCAGACCGGTCATCCACTCGCCGAAGTCGGTGATCACGTCGCCGATGGGCTGCCAGCCCAGGACGACCAGGACACCGAGGGTGGTACCGAGGGCGGCCGTGATGATCGGCACAAGTCGACGGCCGTTGAAGAAGCCGAGCCAGTCGACGAGCTGCTTGCGGTGGTAGCGCTGCCAGAGCACCGCCGTCAGGAGGCCGAGGATGATGCCGCCGAGCACGCCCGGGTTCTGGAAGGTCGCGGTCTGGGCGGCCTCGTTGCCCTTCTGCCAGAAGCCGCCGCCGAGCCCGGTCCCCGTGTAGGTGGCGCCCTCGTGGCCGTCCTTGATCGGGTACTGGTGGATGACCGCGTAGTAGGTCAGGAATCCGACCACGGCGGCCAGCGCCGTCGAGCCGTCGGCCTTCTTCGCGAAGCCGATGGCCACGCCTATGCAGAACAGCAGGGGCAGGCCGAAGGAGCTGTCGAGCAGGGCGCCGCCGGCTCCGGCGAACACCTTCGCCACATCGGCGGGGATGTGGAACCTCTCCTGGGAGTCCGCTTGGCCGAGCCGGAGCAGAAGTCCCGCCGCCGGAAGTACGGCGATCGGGAGCTGCAGGCTGCGGCCGACCTTCTGCAGGCCCTGGAACAGGCCGGATCCCCTCTTCTTCGCGGGGACCGCCGCGGTGGTGGCGGTGCTCATACTTCCTCCAACGGGTGGAACATGGTCTACACCAGTCAGTGGTGTAGACCATGTTGTAGCACGGTGAAGGGCGCATAAGGAACCCACGATTTCACAACAGATGCAGACTGGTGTAGACCAGTCGCGAACAGTGTGCGGACGGTGCGCAGACCGCTCGCGAAGATCGGTCAGCTGTGGGTTACTGCGACAAAGCGGCTCGGACCAGGGAGTACGACATGTCCACCAAGGCAGAGAAGATCGTCGCGGGCCTCGGCGGCCTCGACAACATCGAAGAGGTCGAGGGCTGCATCACGCGGCTGCGCTGCGAGGTCATCGACCCCTCGCTGGTCGACGACGCCGCCCTGAAGGCCGCAGGCGCCCACGGCGTCGTCAAGATGGGCACCGCGATCCAGGTCGTCGTCGGAACGGACGCCGACCCGATCGCGGCGGACATCGAGGACATGATGTAGACCCCGGACCCGGGGTCCGGATCCATCCCGGATCCATCCCGGATTCGACCCCGGACCCGAACCCCCGTCCCCAGTACGGGTGTTCACCTCAGGGGCCCTTTCCCGGTACGGGAAGGGCCCCTTCCGCCGTTGCGGCTAGGCTCGTCGCCATGTCACGTATCGACGGCCGCACCCCCGAACAACTCCGCCCCGTCACCCTCGAACGCGGGTGGAGCAAGCACGCCGAGGGCTCCGTCCTCGTCTCCTTCGGCGACACGAAGGTCTTCTGCACCGCCTCGGTCACCGAGGGCGTCCCGCGCTGGCGCAAGGGCAGCGGCGAGGGCTGGGTCACCGCCGAATACTCGATGCTCCCGCGCGCCACCAACAGCCGCGGCGACCGCGAGTCGGTCCGCGGCAAGATCGGCGGGCGCACCCACGAGATCAGCCGCCTCATCGGCCGCTCCCTGCGCGCGGTCATCGACTACAAGGCGCTCGGCGAGAACACGATCGTCCTCGACTGCGACGTCCTCCAGGCCGACGGCGGCACCCGCACGGCAGCCATCACCGGCGCGTACGTCGCCCTCGCCGACGCCATCACCTGGGCCCAGGGCAAGAAGCTGATCCGGGCCAACCGCCAGCCCCTCACGGGCACGGTGAGCGCGGTGTCGGTCGGCATCGTCGGCGGAGTGCCGCTGCTCGACCTCTGCTACGAGGAGGACGTGCGCGCGGAGACGGACATGAACGTCGTCTGCACCGGCGACGGCCGCTTCGTCGAGGTCCAGGGCACCGCCGAAGCCGAGCCTTTCACCCGCGACGAACTGAACTCCCTCCTCGACCTCGCGGTCGCCGGCTGCGTGGACCTGACGGCCCTCCAGCGCAAGGCGCTGGACGCCACCCTGGAAAGGTAAAGGGAACACCAAATAAGGTGGCGGTCGCGGGCAACCGCACCGCTGCTCCACCGCGTCTCCAGTGGTACGCGGAACACGTTGAACACGCGGAAAGACGGGCGTACGGCGATATGCGCCGTACGCCCGACCAGTCAACGGAGGGAACCCGAACCATGCCCGTCAGCCACCGAATCCGCACCGCACGAGGACTCGGAAAGGGGCGCCGTGCGAGCGCGATCGCCGCCACCGTGGCTGCCGTCGCGCTGACCGCCGGGCTCACCACCGGATGCGACGCCGTCAACAAGGCACTGGACTGCGTCCAGACCGCCGACGCGATCGCCACCAGCGTCTCCGACCTCCAGCAGGCCGTGGAGAACGCGGCGAACGACCCGACCCAGGCGTCCGAGGCCCTGGAGTCGATCGACAAGAACCTCACCGACATCGGTGACAAGACGGACAACGCCGACGTCAACAAGGCGGTCGACAACCTCAACACGGCTGTGGACAACGTCCGTACGGCCATCGACAAGGGCGACGCGACCCCGGACATCAGCGGCGTCACGGACGCGGCGGGCGAGCTGACGAAGGTCTGCACGTCGTAGTCGGCCCAACCGTCGTAATCGGCGTGAGAGGTCGCGGGTGGGCCCGGGATACTGGACGTCATGACACGCCTGATCCTCGCCACCCGCAACGCCGGAAAGATCACCGAGCTGAGGCAGATCCTCGCCGACGCGGCCCTCCCCATGGACCTGGTCGGCGCGGACGCCTACCCGGAGATCCCCGACGTGAAAGAAACGGGCATCACGTTCGCGGAGAACGCCCTCCTCAAGGCCCACGCCCTGGCCCAGGCGACAGGCCTCCCGGCGGTGGCCGACGACTCGGGCCTGTGCGTGGACGTACTGAACGGCGCCCCGGGCATCTTCTCCGCCCGTTGGTCGGGCCGGCACGGCGACGACCGGGCCAACCTGGACCTGCTCCTGGCCCAGTTGTCGGACATCGCGGACGAACACCGCGGCGCCCACTTCGCCTGCGCGGCGGCCCTGGCGCTTCCGGACGGCACGGAACGGGTGGTCGAGGGACGGCTACGGGGCGTACTGCGGCACGCACCGGAGGGCTCGGGCGGCTTCGGCTACGACCCGATCCTCCAGCCGGAGGGCGACACACGAACGTGCGCACAGCTGACGGCGGACGAGAAGAACGCGATCAGCCATCGGGGGCAGGCGTTCCGGGGGTTGGTGCCGGTGGTGCGGGAGTTGCTGGGCTGAATAACGGCAGAGGGGCCGCCCGGTGGGTGGCCCCTCTTTGCGTGTGCGGCCGGTGGGACTCGAACCCACACGGGTGATTAAACCCACTGGGACCTAAACCCAGCTCGGCTACCAAATTACGACACGGCCGCCCAAAACGGTCATTACGCTCGACTGTTTGCATCCAGCTTACGGTGCGAACACGTCACCCCGCGAGAGGCATCCTCCCCTTTTTGCGGCACCAGGTCTCCGTCAGTGCATGGCAATTGGGGCAGGGGTATCGCAGATTTTCCAGGCGGTTGTCGCGCCGGTCTCCGTTGATGTGGTCGATCTGCAGGGTGATGGGGCGGCCCGGCCGTTCACCGGTGTTGCCGCAGCTCTCGCACGCGTAAGGCACTCCGACCTCGTTCAAAGCCCGGTGGAGTTGAGTCCTGTTGGTCCGGCCTGCGTGGGCGGGTAGAAGGATCAGCACCCGGGGAGCAGTGGGTGCGGGCGCAGGGGTATCGGCTCGGCTCCAGACTCGGCGCTTGAAGTGGCTTGTGTCGAGGCCGAGGCGGGCTGCCGCTCGACGAACACGCCTGTGGTTGACGTCATTGACGTCCAAGCCGAGGCCGCGCATCACGTCGGCATGGCTCGCGGAGCGTGGAACAAGGTCGCGAAGCTTGTCTTCGGGGATGGTCGGCGCGAGTCGCTTCTTGCCGTATGGGTCTGTAGGTGGCATCGCCGGTACACGTGCTGTCTGCATGCTGGGTGTTCCCTCCGTTTCTCCCGACCACCCGTTCGTGGTCTCGCACGGAGTGACGAACCGTTTATCGGACAGTCACGCCCCAGACGTAATCCGGCCCGCGCTGGATGTCGAGCGGGGGGCGTCAACCTGCCGCTTTCGAGGTGGCGCTGCGATGGGCCGGCCGCTCAGGGGCGGCGGAACAGCTCGGACGGGCCGGAACGGCTGCTTCGGGGTGGGCGGCAGGGTGCTGAAGTGTCGCAGGGGGTATCTCTGGGGGTGTCCAGAGCGACGGGCCTTCTCTCGGCTTAACGTCACCGAATCGCTTATATGCTATTAAGTGTTCTCGGTGCGCTGCCCCTGCGTGAGGGTGGTCAGGAGGCGAAAGTTGACCATTGTGGCGTCCTCACGGGCGGGGAACCTGCCTGCGACGTTCACCAGTTTCGTCGGTCGGCAGCCCGAGATCGCCAGGATCGGCAGCTTGTTGCAGACGGTGCGGCTGCTGACGCTCGCCGGGCCCGGCGGGGTGGGCAAGACGCGGCTGGCTCTGGAAGCGGCCGGCGGGGCGGTGAAGGCCTTTTCCGACGGGGTGTGGCTGGTGGAGCTTGCCCCGGTGCGCGAACCGGCGGCGGTGGCGGGGGCGGTCGCGACCGCGCTGGGGGTGCCGGACAGGGGTGCCCGGCCTGCCGTGGAGCGGCTCGCAGGCTTTCTGGCCCAGCGGCGGGCGCTGATCGTGCTGGACAACTGCGAGCACCTGGCCCACGCCTGCGCCGAGTTGACGAAGGCGCTGCTGTCGGCCGCCCCCGAACTGCATGTCCTGGCGACGAGCCGTCACGCGCTGGACATCATGGGTGAGCATGTCCTCACGGTTCCTCCGCTCTCTCCGCAAGAGGCGGTGAGCCTGTTGCAGGACCGGGCCATCGCGGTCCGGCCCGGCTTCCAGGTCAGCGAGGTGAACCGGGAGCGGGTCAGCCGGCTGTGCGCCGATCTGGACGGGCTGCCGCTGGCGATCGAGCTCGCCGCGTCCCGGTTGCGTGCCCTCACCGTCGATCAGTTGGCGGACCGGCTGGGGGACCGGTTCGCGTTGCTCACCAGCCAGTGTCCGACCGCGTTGCCGCACCAGCGCACACTGCGCGGGACGATCGACTGGAGCTATGAGCTGTGCACCCCGGCCGAGCGGCTGCTGTGGAACAGGCTGTGCGTCTTCGCCGGAAGCTTCGCACTGGACGCCGTCGAGGGTGTCTGCGCGGGGGACGGGATCGCCGAGGGCGAGGTGCTGGATCTGCTGGATCGGCTGGTCGTCCAGTCCGTCGTCCTGACCACGGAGACCGAGGGCCTGCCGCGCTACCGGCTCCTGGAGACCATCCGGCAGTACGGACGGGAACGGCTGATGGAGTCCGGCGAGGTGGAAACGGTGCTGCTGCGGCACCGTGACTTCTTCCGCGCCCTCGCCCAGCGTGGCTACGACGACTGGTACGGCCCCGACCAGGTGCGGGAACTGGCCCGGCTGCGCGCGGACCACCCCGATCTGCTGGCGGCCCTGGACCACGACGGCGACCCCCGGGCCAGGCTCGTGCTGGTCACGGCGCTGACTTTTCACTGGTGCGTCGGCGGATTCCTCACGGAGGGGCGTCGCCAGATCGACCGGGCGCTGGTGGCGGCGCCCGAGCCCACCCCGGAGCGGGGCCGGGCGCTGTGGGTCGCCGCCTGGGTGGGGCTGATACAGGGTGATCTGGCGGCGGCCGACCGGCGGCTGGATGAGGCCGAGGCTCTGGGCGAGCAGTTGGGCGACTTGGCGCTGGGCGCCCATGTGAGTGGCTTCCGGGGTATGGCTGCGCACTGTCGGGGGCAGACGGAGAAGAGCATCTCGTGGTACGAGGAGGCGTTGGCCGCGGTAACGGCGCTGGGTGATGAGCGGGAGACGACCTCCTGGCTGCTCTCGCTGGCTGCTGCGCAGGCTTATGCGGGGGACCCTCGCGCGGCGGAGACCGGCAGGCAGGTGATCTCCGCGTTCGAGGCGAGCGGGGAGCGGTGGGGCCGCTCGCAGGTGCTGATGGCGCTCGGTCACGATGCCTGGGCCCGCGGTGACCGGGAGGCGGCCAAGGCGCTGGTCCGGTCGGCGCTGGAGAACATGCGCGGTTTCAACGACTACGCGATGGTCGCATGGATGATCGAGCTCCTCGCCTGGGCGACCGCTTCCGGTCGTGACCACGGCCGGGCGGCCCGGCTGCTGGGTGTGTCGCGTGCCCTGTGTCGGGTTGTCGGTACCAGCATCTCCGCGTTCGGCCCACAGGTGGCGGAATGGCACAGGTGTTGCGAGGGAGCGGTGGTGGACGCCCTGGGCCTGGCTGGGTATGCGCAGGCGCTCGCGGAGGGCGGCCTGTACGACAGTCCCGGCCGGGCCATTGACTACGCTTTGATCCCCGCCGCGGAGCGGCCGTCGCCTGCCACCCCTGCGGACGCGCTGACCCGCCGGGAGCGGCAGGTGGCCGCGCTGGTCGCCGAGGGCTTGAGCAATCGGCAGATCTCCTCGGCGCTCGGGATGTCGCCGCGCACCGCCGACCGTCATGTTCAGAACATCCTGGGCAAGCTCGGTTTCGGCTCTCGTGCCCGGATCGCGTCCTGGTGGTCAGCGAGCCAGGTACCCGGCGACCTGACCGAATTGAAGGGCCTGAAGGGCCTGACGGGGCTGTAGAGCGGTACCGGCCGGCCGCGGCCCGCCCGCTATCCGCGGAGTCCCGGCCCCGTACTCACTGTTCGGGCCCGGATACCCAGTGCCTGAACGCCGGATACCCAGTGCTCGGGGACCGTACTGGGCAGAAATGCGTATAGCGCGCGTTCCCGCCGTGCGGCGATGCTCCTGGTGTAGACCTCTGGCACGGCGACCTGGACACCGGGTCGGGCTCAAGCCGCCCGGCCGCGTACCGAGTCGTGTCCGCCTTGCAGGTGTGCACCCTTCCGGACCCCAGCGCCGCCGCTGTCCGAAGCCGCACCCCGCACGTGCGGCGGGCGCGGGTCCCCA
The DNA window shown above is from Streptomyces sp. NBC_01451 and carries:
- the rph gene encoding ribonuclease PH produces the protein MSRIDGRTPEQLRPVTLERGWSKHAEGSVLVSFGDTKVFCTASVTEGVPRWRKGSGEGWVTAEYSMLPRATNSRGDRESVRGKIGGRTHEISRLIGRSLRAVIDYKALGENTIVLDCDVLQADGGTRTAAITGAYVALADAITWAQGKKLIRANRQPLTGTVSAVSVGIVGGVPLLDLCYEEDVRAETDMNVVCTGDGRFVEVQGTAEAEPFTRDELNSLLDLAVAGCVDLTALQRKALDATLER
- the rdgB gene encoding RdgB/HAM1 family non-canonical purine NTP pyrophosphatase, which translates into the protein MTRLILATRNAGKITELRQILADAALPMDLVGADAYPEIPDVKETGITFAENALLKAHALAQATGLPAVADDSGLCVDVLNGAPGIFSARWSGRHGDDRANLDLLLAQLSDIADEHRGAHFACAAALALPDGTERVVEGRLRGVLRHAPEGSGGFGYDPILQPEGDTRTCAQLTADEKNAISHRGQAFRGLVPVVRELLG
- a CDS encoding glucose PTS transporter subunit EIIB produces the protein MSTKAEKIVAGLGGLDNIEEVEGCITRLRCEVIDPSLVDDAALKAAGAHGVVKMGTAIQVVVGTDADPIAADIEDMM
- a CDS encoding type II toxin-antitoxin system PemK/MazF family toxin; its protein translation is MDTSWWLALAAVVLLALVAALVDGWGRGHRPSRRGGRPPGRPEGPKGQRGRSARPRPAEIWWANVPFEDGPGAKDRPCLVLSVRGRRATVAKITSKYHDERPGVIPLPPGAVGDAQGRPSFLETDELRDLPVGDFRRRVGVVDPALWDQVRHLAT
- a CDS encoding MBL fold metallo-hydrolase; the encoded protein is MKLTVVGCSGSFPSAESACSSYLVEADGFRLLLDMGNGALGELQRHCGLYDLDAIFLSHLHADHCIDMCAYFVARYYRHDGGRCDPIPVYGPEGTEHRLTTAYADTPTASSMSEVFDFHTVKPSTFDIGPFTVHTERVRHPVEAYGIRIEHAGKSLTYSGDTGVSDTLEQLARNTDLFLCEAAFTHGKENIPDLHLNGREAGLTAKRAGARKLVLTHIPPWTDPQVNLLDAREVFRGPVELAAPRASYEI
- a CDS encoding PTS transporter subunit EIIC, whose amino-acid sequence is MSTATTAAVPAKKRGSGLFQGLQKVGRSLQLPIAVLPAAGLLLRLGQADSQERFHIPADVAKVFAGAGGALLDSSFGLPLLFCIGVAIGFAKKADGSTALAAVVGFLTYYAVIHQYPIKDGHEGATYTGTGLGGGFWQKGNEAAQTATFQNPGVLGGIILGLLTAVLWQRYHRKQLVDWLGFFNGRRLVPIITAALGTTLGVLVVLGWQPIGDVITDFGEWMTGLGSFGAALFGLINRALIPIGMHQFVNSVAWFQIGDFTNSAGTVFHGDLPRFFGGDPSAGMFMTGFFPIMMFGLPAAALAIAHSARPERRKAVLGMMMSMALTSFVTGVTEPIEFTFMFIAPVLYAIHAVLTAISMAVTWALGMHMGFSFSAGFIDVFINWGISTKPWLLIPVGLVFGAIYYVVFRFAITRWNLPTPGREPDEEVEDLTKA
- a CDS encoding ATP-binding protein; this encodes MASSRAGNLPATFTSFVGRQPEIARIGSLLQTVRLLTLAGPGGVGKTRLALEAAGGAVKAFSDGVWLVELAPVREPAAVAGAVATALGVPDRGARPAVERLAGFLAQRRALIVLDNCEHLAHACAELTKALLSAAPELHVLATSRHALDIMGEHVLTVPPLSPQEAVSLLQDRAIAVRPGFQVSEVNRERVSRLCADLDGLPLAIELAASRLRALTVDQLADRLGDRFALLTSQCPTALPHQRTLRGTIDWSYELCTPAERLLWNRLCVFAGSFALDAVEGVCAGDGIAEGEVLDLLDRLVVQSVVLTTETEGLPRYRLLETIRQYGRERLMESGEVETVLLRHRDFFRALAQRGYDDWYGPDQVRELARLRADHPDLLAALDHDGDPRARLVLVTALTFHWCVGGFLTEGRRQIDRALVAAPEPTPERGRALWVAAWVGLIQGDLAAADRRLDEAEALGEQLGDLALGAHVSGFRGMAAHCRGQTEKSISWYEEALAAVTALGDERETTSWLLSLAAAQAYAGDPRAAETGRQVISAFEASGERWGRSQVLMALGHDAWARGDREAAKALVRSALENMRGFNDYAMVAWMIELLAWATASGRDHGRAARLLGVSRALCRVVGTSISAFGPQVAEWHRCCEGAVVDALGLAGYAQALAEGGLYDSPGRAIDYALIPAAERPSPATPADALTRRERQVAALVAEGLSNRQISSALGMSPRTADRHVQNILGKLGFGSRARIASWWSASQVPGDLTELKGLKGLTGL
- a CDS encoding HNH endonuclease; the encoded protein is MQTARVPAMPPTDPYGKKRLAPTIPEDKLRDLVPRSASHADVMRGLGLDVNDVNHRRVRRAAARLGLDTSHFKRRVWSRADTPAPAPTAPRVLILLPAHAGRTNRTQLHRALNEVGVPYACESCGNTGERPGRPITLQIDHINGDRRDNRLENLRYPCPNCHALTETWCRKKGRMPLAG